Proteins from a genomic interval of Diaphorobacter sp. HDW4A:
- a CDS encoding ABC transporter substrate-binding protein: MLGAWDAEPARADILIGQTTAVTGPVAASVGETLVGVNLYLNSVNARGGVNGEKIKLITLDDKFEPPLAGENAKRLIEQDNVVALFMSRATPHTQAILPLLAKNGIALVAPSTGAMVFHQPVNPLVFNVRSSYQAETEKAVEHLHTLGLNRIAMVHVDDSFGEDCLAGAMKGFNATKLQPVAVIKADRSKPDYAAIVPQLIKENAQAVLWIGSSVAVSDGVKALRKAGSAMQVVTVSNNASSGFAKQLGDAVRGVIVTQVFPSERAMGYSINREAAALAKADGSVTISPSVMEGFASAKVLVEGLRRAGPKPTREKVVAALSSMNHFDLGGLEVGYGPGDRTGLNFVDLSIIDAKGQFRR, from the coding sequence GACCACGGCGGTCACGGGCCCAGTGGCGGCCAGTGTGGGTGAGACGTTGGTTGGCGTGAATTTGTATCTGAACAGCGTTAACGCCAGAGGCGGTGTGAATGGCGAGAAGATCAAGCTGATCACGTTGGATGACAAGTTCGAGCCTCCATTGGCGGGTGAGAACGCCAAACGCCTGATTGAGCAAGACAACGTGGTGGCGCTGTTCATGAGCCGTGCCACGCCGCATACGCAGGCCATCCTGCCGCTGCTTGCGAAAAACGGCATCGCATTGGTGGCACCGTCTACTGGCGCGATGGTCTTTCATCAGCCGGTCAATCCGCTGGTGTTCAATGTGCGCTCCAGCTATCAGGCTGAAACCGAAAAGGCAGTCGAGCATCTGCACACGCTGGGCCTGAATCGCATCGCTATGGTGCATGTGGACGACAGCTTCGGTGAAGATTGCCTTGCGGGAGCGATGAAGGGCTTCAATGCCACCAAGCTCCAGCCTGTGGCCGTCATCAAGGCAGACCGCAGCAAGCCCGACTATGCAGCCATCGTGCCGCAGCTCATCAAGGAAAATGCGCAGGCCGTCCTCTGGATCGGCTCCAGCGTGGCCGTCAGTGATGGCGTGAAGGCTTTGCGCAAGGCGGGCTCTGCCATGCAGGTGGTCACGGTGTCCAACAATGCTTCTTCGGGATTTGCCAAGCAGTTGGGCGATGCGGTGCGTGGGGTGATCGTGACGCAGGTCTTCCCGAGTGAGCGCGCGATGGGCTACTCCATCAATCGCGAGGCGGCCGCCTTGGCCAAGGCCGATGGCAGTGTGACGATTTCGCCGTCAGTGATGGAAGGATTCGCTTCGGCGAAGGTGCTGGTCGAAGGCCTGCGCCGCGCAGGCCCCAAGCCCACGCGCGAGAAGGTGGTGGCGGCGCTTTCCAGCATGAACCACTTTGACCTTGGCGGATTGGAGGTGGGCTACGGGCCGGGTGATCGTACGGGGCTGAACTTCGTGGACCTCTCGATCATTGACGCCAAAGGCCAGTTCAGGAGGTAG
- a CDS encoding MaoC/PaaZ C-terminal domain-containing protein, giving the protein MATHTLPNTLPSADQLNTIARMGQGAYWQDIAVGQQWRTFRRTITETDLVNFINVTGMLEAIFIDAEFDGGAIRGRPVPGALTYTLIEGFILQSMIQGTGLAMLELHQKILGPVVVGDTIQALVEVTDIRPTSKNNRAVVTSKITVYNQRQEVVMEYTAVRLLAGR; this is encoded by the coding sequence ATGGCGACACATACGCTGCCAAACACGCTTCCGAGCGCCGATCAACTGAACACCATCGCGCGCATGGGGCAGGGCGCATACTGGCAGGACATTGCCGTCGGCCAGCAATGGCGCACTTTCCGCCGCACGATCACCGAAACCGATCTCGTCAACTTCATCAACGTGACGGGCATGCTCGAGGCCATCTTCATCGATGCGGAATTCGATGGCGGGGCGATCAGGGGACGGCCCGTGCCGGGAGCACTGACCTATACGCTGATAGAAGGATTCATCCTGCAATCGATGATCCAGGGCACGGGCCTTGCGATGCTCGAACTGCATCAGAAGATCCTTGGCCCCGTGGTGGTGGGCGACACGATCCAGGCGCTGGTCGAGGTCACCGACATTCGTCCGACCAGCAAGAACAACCGCGCGGTCGTCACTTCAAAAATCACTGTCTACAACCAGCGCCAGGAGGTCGTCATGGAATACACCGCCGTGCGATTGCTGGCTGGCCGTTGA
- a CDS encoding CaiB/BaiF CoA-transferase family protein — MQTHSPYQGPLAGVRVLDLSSVIFGPMSSQVLADYGAEVIKIEPPSGDSTRHTGPAVEKGMAAMFLGSNRSKKSVVLDLKQPSAQEALQALLTTADVFMHSMRPQKLAKLGLDKDTLRARYPRLIYVGLHGFGEDGPYAGMPAYDDVIQGMSGLADLMDRQIGEARYLPTIAADKTCGLVGAHAILAALFQRERTGEGCFVEVPMYETMVGFNLVEHFYGMHFNPPQSPPGYPRVMAASRRPYKTLDGYVCMMPYTNQHWQRFFEAVGQPAIASDERFANQAARTRHIDMLLDLLGSFVKQQNTAHWLEVCERLEIPAAAVARLDVLPNDPHLQATEFFVSLKDEAMGEVRFPRSSVRMDGAQAPIGMPPRLGEHTDELLRQAGLGDAAIAVLHQQNKEN, encoded by the coding sequence ATGCAGACCCATTCACCGTACCAAGGCCCGTTGGCGGGCGTGCGGGTGCTCGATCTTTCAAGCGTGATCTTTGGCCCGATGAGCAGCCAGGTGCTGGCTGACTATGGGGCCGAGGTCATCAAGATCGAGCCCCCTTCCGGAGACTCCACGCGCCACACCGGCCCGGCCGTGGAAAAGGGCATGGCCGCGATGTTTCTCGGCAGCAACCGCAGCAAGAAGAGCGTGGTGCTCGACCTCAAGCAGCCGAGCGCGCAAGAGGCGCTGCAGGCGTTGCTCACCACCGCCGACGTGTTCATGCACAGCATGCGCCCGCAGAAACTCGCCAAGCTCGGGCTCGACAAGGACACGCTGCGTGCACGCTATCCCCGGCTCATCTACGTGGGCCTGCACGGCTTCGGCGAAGATGGGCCCTATGCAGGGATGCCCGCGTATGACGATGTGATTCAGGGCATGAGCGGCTTGGCAGACCTGATGGATCGCCAGATCGGCGAGGCGCGCTATCTGCCCACGATCGCCGCAGACAAGACCTGCGGGCTGGTGGGGGCGCATGCAATTCTTGCGGCGCTGTTCCAGCGTGAGCGCACGGGCGAGGGCTGCTTTGTCGAGGTGCCGATGTACGAGACGATGGTCGGCTTCAACCTCGTCGAGCATTTCTACGGCATGCATTTCAATCCACCGCAAAGTCCGCCCGGCTATCCCCGCGTGATGGCCGCATCGCGCAGACCCTACAAGACGCTGGACGGCTATGTCTGCATGATGCCGTACACCAACCAGCACTGGCAGCGCTTCTTCGAGGCTGTGGGTCAGCCTGCCATCGCGAGCGACGAGCGTTTCGCCAATCAGGCCGCGCGCACGCGCCATATCGACATGCTGCTCGACCTGCTCGGCAGCTTCGTGAAGCAGCAGAACACCGCACATTGGCTCGAGGTCTGCGAGCGGCTTGAAATCCCCGCCGCCGCCGTGGCGCGACTCGATGTTCTGCCGAACGACCCACACCTGCAGGCTACGGAATTCTTCGTGTCGCTCAAAGATGAAGCGATGGGCGAGGTCCGTTTTCCGCGATCTTCGGTGCGCATGGACGGCGCGCAAGCACCCATTGGTATGCCGCCGCGACTCGGCGAGCACACCGATGAACTGCTCAGGCAAGCGGGCCTCGGCGATGCGGCGATTGCCGTGCTTCACCAACAGAACAAGGAGAACTGA
- a CDS encoding tripartite tricarboxylate transporter substrate binding protein, protein MTQPSNARRRHLLQWSALGLALYAAFPAVHAADAWPTKPITLVVPFPPGGPTDMVARVLAQNVGEQLGQSVIVDNKPGANGNIGNAFVAKAAADGHTVLYNTSSIALSPALYKKLSYNVNTELAPVTLTAVVPLALVVNPKMPVNTVAEFVQYAKAQKGNLSYGSAGNGNVTHLAAFQVVQHFGIEATHVPYKGSAPADVDLVAGQIDFLTDTINSVSAFIKDGKLKLLAVSTSKRLANFPQAPTLAESGMPGYESGAWQGVMVPAKTPKAVIDRLNAAFNKALKDPEVLKKLAIQSTEPLGSTPAEYGAYIKKEITRWDSVVKSTGVSLD, encoded by the coding sequence ATGACCCAACCATCGAACGCACGACGTCGCCACCTGCTCCAATGGAGCGCGCTCGGATTGGCCTTGTACGCGGCCTTCCCCGCAGTGCATGCCGCCGACGCCTGGCCCACCAAGCCGATCACGCTGGTTGTACCCTTTCCGCCGGGCGGCCCCACCGATATGGTCGCGCGCGTGCTCGCGCAGAACGTGGGCGAGCAGCTCGGCCAGTCTGTCATCGTGGACAACAAGCCGGGTGCCAACGGCAACATCGGCAACGCCTTCGTCGCCAAGGCTGCGGCTGATGGCCACACCGTTCTCTACAACACGTCGTCGATCGCGTTGAGCCCGGCACTCTACAAGAAGCTCAGCTACAACGTGAACACTGAGCTGGCCCCTGTCACGTTGACCGCCGTGGTGCCGCTCGCGCTCGTTGTCAATCCCAAGATGCCGGTCAACACCGTCGCGGAGTTCGTGCAGTACGCCAAGGCGCAAAAGGGCAATCTGTCCTACGGGTCGGCGGGCAACGGCAACGTCACTCATCTCGCTGCTTTCCAGGTGGTGCAGCACTTCGGCATCGAGGCCACGCACGTGCCCTACAAGGGCAGTGCCCCTGCCGACGTGGATCTGGTCGCGGGGCAGATTGACTTCTTGACCGACACCATCAACTCCGTGTCCGCCTTCATCAAGGACGGCAAGCTCAAGTTGCTCGCGGTCTCTACGTCTAAGCGCCTTGCCAACTTCCCGCAGGCGCCAACACTTGCAGAAAGCGGCATGCCTGGCTACGAGTCGGGTGCATGGCAGGGCGTGATGGTCCCCGCCAAGACACCCAAGGCGGTCATTGATCGGTTGAACGCGGCGTTCAACAAGGCGCTCAAGGACCCTGAAGTGCTCAAGAAACTGGCCATTCAAAGCACTGAACCGTTGGGCTCCACTCCAGCCGAGTATGGTGCCTACATCAAGAAGGAAATTACACGCTGGGACTCCGTGGTCAAAAGTACGGGCGTGTCTTTGGATTGA
- a CDS encoding SdrD B-like domain-containing protein: MCTLAVPSCQALTLLLMGAGLVTHARAFESKQGELVAVHIESLTPLQAEQERLRKQKAAQPEAYEDKVMDPNELPALENSDAAVQASDDGLGLRTFGMESRYGFSSYDGSGGFHNRANEWGQRVYFTQQTLNYGEWSLQAEGRLRSGDESFNGGILGYAVQRSSERVTLRNYGLPITSKVFADSAVGDQYTDMTEGLRRNYRLFLGSSVVRGAATRIYGSDFDITAGMGERGRLIGGPFPGFERFGGTLAWLGGTKRLDNGLYGGIQFTQASQVPQNLYTFASSWSDWHLTEAVERVSSMATAIGYGTEPVKDGDYRWRLTWLHSQTGANIVGRNNRADGAFLETGVRLAGLRHEFGLYQADPNLRFGDNLIASDNRGAYWRVDGNTARLSWGLGVDAVQYNPDKESTRQNSRQWGFYGNAQYRINRNDVVGVSGYWNSQRRFDASQNVMTDGQRSLQANAFYQTKFFDWAPTRLRLNVWRNQALVTDDATATGEEVQWEQDWITGKYETMRPELTSTLGYARDRSGGNQQTYPTAGLLGRYWLSSTWNISGTLRYTSRTSNLFTSRGVSGSLNSEAALGSGWHFGVSVSLNQARMQMQNIAGLPNALMTRSNDKSAYVYLRWDGSKGQSLGTLGQRDAQSAGGGTVRGIVFMDVNNDGEQQVGENGVANVEVILDGRYRVMTDASGQFDFPMVATGGHQLSLRAESVPLPWGPAPARNGSVEVPLRGVANVRLPVVRVGGGE, translated from the coding sequence TTGTGCACATTGGCGGTGCCAAGTTGTCAGGCACTGACGCTTTTGCTGATGGGAGCAGGGCTGGTGACGCATGCAAGAGCGTTCGAATCGAAGCAAGGAGAGTTGGTCGCGGTGCACATCGAGTCACTCACTCCGCTTCAGGCAGAGCAGGAGCGACTTCGCAAGCAGAAGGCGGCGCAGCCTGAGGCTTATGAGGACAAGGTCATGGATCCGAATGAACTTCCAGCGCTGGAAAATTCTGATGCGGCGGTGCAGGCATCTGACGATGGACTCGGACTGCGCACGTTTGGCATGGAGTCTCGGTATGGCTTCTCGAGTTATGACGGTTCTGGCGGATTTCACAATCGGGCCAATGAGTGGGGGCAACGAGTTTACTTCACGCAGCAAACGCTGAACTACGGTGAATGGAGCTTGCAGGCGGAAGGGCGTCTGCGCAGTGGCGATGAGTCGTTCAACGGCGGGATTCTGGGCTATGCGGTTCAGCGCAGCAGTGAAAGAGTGACTCTTCGAAACTATGGACTACCTATCACGTCCAAGGTGTTCGCTGACTCTGCCGTTGGTGATCAATACACGGATATGACCGAAGGATTGCGGCGCAATTACCGTCTGTTTCTGGGCAGCAGCGTGGTGCGCGGAGCGGCAACTCGTATCTATGGGTCCGATTTCGATATTACAGCCGGCATGGGCGAGCGTGGGCGTTTGATTGGGGGACCGTTTCCGGGTTTTGAGCGGTTTGGCGGTACGTTGGCATGGCTGGGTGGGACCAAGCGTCTGGACAACGGGCTCTATGGCGGCATCCAGTTCACTCAGGCGAGCCAGGTTCCCCAGAACTTGTATACCTTCGCCTCGTCCTGGTCTGATTGGCATCTGACGGAAGCCGTGGAGCGTGTGTCGTCCATGGCCACAGCCATCGGATATGGCACCGAACCCGTGAAGGACGGCGACTATCGTTGGCGTTTGACTTGGCTGCACAGCCAGACGGGTGCGAATATAGTGGGACGCAACAACCGGGCAGACGGTGCGTTTCTGGAAACCGGTGTGCGTTTGGCGGGATTGCGCCATGAATTTGGTCTCTACCAGGCAGATCCCAATCTTCGGTTTGGTGACAACCTCATCGCGTCGGACAACCGCGGTGCCTATTGGCGCGTGGATGGCAATACCGCGCGGCTGTCTTGGGGGCTGGGTGTTGACGCTGTTCAGTACAACCCGGACAAAGAAAGCACGCGCCAGAACTCCAGACAATGGGGTTTTTATGGCAATGCGCAATACCGCATCAATCGCAATGACGTGGTGGGTGTCAGTGGATATTGGAACAGTCAGCGACGTTTCGATGCATCGCAGAATGTGATGACCGATGGGCAGCGCAGTTTGCAAGCCAATGCGTTCTATCAGACAAAATTTTTTGATTGGGCGCCAACGCGACTGCGGCTCAATGTCTGGCGCAACCAGGCGCTGGTGACTGATGATGCGACGGCGACGGGTGAAGAAGTCCAGTGGGAACAGGACTGGATTACCGGCAAATACGAGACGATGCGTCCGGAGTTGACCTCGACGCTCGGCTACGCGCGTGATCGCAGCGGAGGCAATCAGCAAACGTATCCGACGGCGGGACTGCTGGGGCGGTATTGGTTGAGCTCGACCTGGAATATATCGGGCACTTTGCGCTACACATCTCGAACGAGCAATCTCTTCACCAGCCGCGGTGTATCTGGCAGCCTCAACTCGGAAGCAGCATTGGGCAGTGGCTGGCACTTCGGTGTTTCTGTGTCACTGAACCAGGCACGTATGCAGATGCAGAACATTGCAGGCTTGCCCAATGCCCTGATGACCCGCTCCAATGACAAATCGGCTTACGTCTACCTTCGTTGGGACGGCAGCAAGGGGCAGTCGCTTGGCACGTTGGGGCAGCGGGATGCGCAATCCGCCGGCGGCGGCACGGTGCGCGGCATCGTGTTCATGGATGTCAACAACGACGGCGAACAACAGGTCGGCGAGAACGGCGTGGCAAACGTTGAAGTAATTCTCGATGGTCGTTATCGCGTTATGACTGATGCATCTGGTCAATTCGATTTTCCGATGGTTGCCACAGGCGGCCATCAATTGTCATTGCGTGCGGAGAGCGTGCCTCTGCCCTGGGGGCCAGCACCCGCTCGCAATGGCAGTGTAGAGGTTCCCTTGCGAGGTGTTGCAAACGTTCGTCTTCCGGTCGTCCGGGTAGGTGGAGGTGAGTGA